A stretch of the Dechloromonas sp. TW-R-39-2 genome encodes the following:
- a CDS encoding TolC family protein, whose translation MKYLFPVLMALSGSTLATETLPNLPPTTAVIQVLRAQPLVQAADSQIQVETANRKRLEAGNHEWSLRLGGQQRKANPNGSPNERFTEWNAALESPLRLPGKAALDAEIGNLGVSLAETAHGDTLHESSRNLLKTWFVWLRETASATQWREQSALLDQQGKALKRRLQLGDTSRLEQIQAEAAQAQAQAQLAQARTRQRNAYEDLRRRFPGLPLQEQEIIAAPQAIDGTAETWINVILEHNHELALARGEAQRAQSLAGRSSRERVPDPTVGVQFSRERSGEENVMGAYISIPLPGSARLAASDASRAQVAVASSREAAVRQRIEAEAAQLHATAVAAIDSWQASRVAAEQLTRAAEMTARSYQLGEGSLSELLASRRLANEAALAARLMQLEALELRYRLMLDAHRLWDFD comes from the coding sequence ATGAAATATCTGTTTCCTGTCCTGATGGCACTTTCCGGCAGCACACTGGCCACCGAAACGCTGCCCAACCTGCCGCCAACCACGGCCGTCATCCAGGTATTGCGCGCCCAGCCCCTGGTGCAGGCGGCTGACAGCCAGATTCAAGTCGAAACGGCCAACCGCAAGCGTCTGGAAGCCGGCAATCACGAATGGTCGCTACGCCTTGGCGGGCAACAGCGCAAGGCCAACCCCAACGGCAGCCCGAACGAACGCTTCACCGAATGGAATGCCGCCCTGGAAAGTCCCTTGCGCCTGCCCGGCAAGGCGGCGCTGGATGCCGAAATCGGCAATCTCGGTGTCAGCCTGGCCGAAACGGCGCATGGCGACACGCTGCATGAAAGCAGTCGCAATCTGCTCAAAACATGGTTTGTCTGGCTGCGCGAAACGGCGAGCGCGACACAGTGGCGCGAGCAATCCGCCTTGCTCGACCAGCAAGGCAAGGCGCTCAAACGCCGCTTGCAACTGGGCGACACCAGCCGGCTCGAACAAATCCAGGCCGAGGCTGCGCAAGCACAGGCACAAGCCCAACTGGCCCAGGCCCGCACCCGCCAGCGCAATGCGTATGAAGACCTGCGCCGCCGTTTTCCCGGTCTACCGCTCCAGGAGCAGGAAATCATCGCCGCACCGCAAGCAATCGACGGCACGGCCGAGACGTGGATCAATGTCATTCTGGAGCACAACCACGAACTCGCGCTGGCGCGCGGTGAAGCCCAGCGCGCCCAAAGCCTGGCCGGACGCAGCAGCCGCGAACGTGTCCCCGACCCGACCGTGGGCGTGCAGTTTTCACGCGAGCGCAGTGGCGAGGAAAATGTCATGGGCGCCTACATTTCAATTCCCTTGCCTGGCTCTGCCCGTCTGGCCGCCAGCGATGCGAGCCGGGCCCAGGTCGCCGTAGCCAGCAGTCGCGAAGCGGCCGTCAGGCAACGGATCGAAGCCGAAGCGGCCCAGCTTCATGCAACGGCGGTCGCAGCCATCGACAGCTGGCAAGCAAGCCGGGTTGCGGCTGAGCAACTGACCCGTGCCGCCGAGATGACGGCGCGCAGTTATCAGCTTGGCGAAGGAAGCCTGAGCGAGCTGCTGGCCAGTCGCCGGCTGGCCAACGAGGCAGCGCTGGCGGCTCGCCTGATGCAGCTCGAGGCGCTCGAATTGCGCTACCGTTTAATGCTCGATGCCCACCGGCTCTGGGATTTCGACTAG
- a CDS encoding DUF3240 family protein encodes MPDLLLSLITPDDVAQHVEDLLLSRPDLVRGFTSGRVNGHGAAIQLVEAAELVSGHSPRIQIQTVGPEPDMHAVLALIKQALPQANVFYWLLPVVAMGRL; translated from the coding sequence ATGCCTGATCTCCTGCTTTCCCTGATCACCCCGGACGATGTCGCCCAGCACGTCGAAGACCTGCTGCTCAGCCGGCCCGACCTGGTACGCGGTTTTACTTCGGGCCGGGTCAATGGACACGGAGCGGCCATTCAATTGGTCGAAGCAGCCGAACTGGTCAGTGGACATTCGCCGCGGATACAAATCCAGACAGTCGGCCCGGAACCGGACATGCACGCAGTGCTGGCGCTGATCAAGCAGGCCTTGCCGCAGGCCAATGTGTTTTACTGGCTGCTCCCGGTCGTGGCCATGGGGCGTTTATGA
- a CDS encoding efflux RND transporter permease subunit, with product MLAALIRFSLTQRLLLLVLTAILAAAGIQAFADLPIDAFPDVSTTQVKIILKAPGMTPEEVETRIAVPVEQELLGIPQQRLLRSTSKYALTDITLDFADGTDIYWARQQVGERLAAAIGNLPPGVSGGMAPITTPLGEMFMFTIDGDLPLAERRALLDWVIRPQLRTVPGVADVNSLGGEVRTFEVAPNPQLLAARDISLKDLQAVLEANNRNDGAGRLNDGEEALLVRAEGAIRQLDDVRAIVVQAKNGHVVRVGDVAEVRLGALTRYGAVTHNGQGETVQGLVLGLRGANARAVVAGVKQRLAEIAPSLPQGVSIDVFYDRSNLVDRAVGTVSKALLEAIVLVVVLLLAFLGNLRAALVVALMLPLSALATFILMRLSGLSANLMSLGGLAIAIGMLVDAAVVVVENVESQLADAPENLPTLHLIYRAAREVAAPVTSGIVIIIIVFLPLLTLQGLEGKMFGPVALTIVFALSASLLLSLTVVPVLASYLIKRGVHHEPWLVGKLAAIYDRVLASALLHSRRFILAALLALAGAAGAFLLLGKSFMPTMDEGDIIMQLEKLPSIGLEQTLNIDSRVQQAILAQVPEVKAIVARAGSDELGLDPMGLNQTDTFMVLKPRETWRNPDPAWLADQLRAVMADFPGIGFSFTQPIDMRVAEMLTGVRGDLAIKIYGPDLATLNRLAGEVETSVKKVSGAEDTFTLRNDGVQYMNLAVDRLAAGRFGLNVDAIQNDLKALLEGRTVGTVLEQGRRIPVVLRGPADLRNSPTDFAALRLSLPDGGSVPLPAITKLERIDGPVKVDRENAQRYVVVQSNVRGRDLVGFVDAAREAVAREVKLPPGYRLAWGGQFENQQRAAARLAVVVPVALLLIFFLLFSTFGSVRQALLVLSNVPFAMIGGIFGLLISGEYLSVPASVGFIALLGIAVLNGVVMVTYFNQLLARGMAIGEVVVEGAKRRLRPVMMTASIAAFGLVPMLFASGPGSEVQRPLAIVVIGGLLTSTALTLVLLPILFRRFGLKPPTAFLDPKHA from the coding sequence ATGCTCGCTGCACTGATCCGTTTCTCGCTGACCCAGCGCCTGCTGCTGCTCGTACTGACCGCCATTCTTGCCGCCGCCGGCATCCAGGCTTTTGCGGATTTGCCGATCGATGCGTTCCCGGATGTCTCGACCACCCAGGTCAAGATCATTCTGAAAGCACCGGGCATGACGCCGGAAGAAGTCGAAACGCGCATTGCTGTACCGGTTGAACAGGAATTGCTCGGCATTCCGCAGCAGCGTTTGCTGCGGTCGACATCGAAATATGCGCTGACCGACATCACCCTCGATTTTGCGGATGGCACCGATATTTACTGGGCTCGCCAGCAGGTTGGCGAACGACTGGCCGCGGCGATCGGCAATCTGCCGCCCGGCGTCAGTGGCGGCATGGCGCCGATCACCACGCCGCTCGGCGAAATGTTCATGTTCACTATCGACGGCGATTTGCCGCTGGCCGAACGGCGCGCTCTGCTCGACTGGGTGATCCGTCCGCAACTGCGCACCGTGCCCGGCGTGGCTGACGTCAATAGCCTGGGCGGTGAAGTCCGCACCTTCGAAGTCGCCCCGAACCCGCAATTGCTTGCCGCACGTGATATCAGCCTCAAGGATCTTCAGGCCGTACTGGAAGCGAACAATCGCAATGATGGCGCGGGCCGCCTGAATGATGGCGAAGAAGCCTTGCTGGTTCGGGCCGAAGGGGCCATCCGCCAGCTCGATGACGTGCGGGCAATTGTTGTCCAGGCCAAGAACGGCCACGTCGTCCGGGTCGGCGATGTCGCCGAGGTTCGTCTTGGCGCCCTGACCCGCTACGGTGCCGTGACGCACAATGGCCAGGGCGAGACGGTACAGGGGCTGGTGCTCGGCTTGCGCGGCGCCAATGCCCGTGCCGTTGTCGCTGGCGTCAAGCAGCGTCTGGCCGAAATCGCGCCCAGCCTGCCGCAGGGCGTCAGCATCGATGTGTTTTATGATCGCAGCAACCTGGTCGACCGCGCGGTCGGCACGGTATCGAAAGCCCTGCTCGAAGCGATTGTGCTGGTCGTCGTGCTGCTCCTCGCCTTTCTCGGCAACCTGCGGGCAGCCTTGGTCGTTGCGCTGATGCTGCCACTTTCGGCCCTGGCCACCTTCATCCTGATGCGCCTGTCCGGTCTCTCAGCCAACCTGATGAGCCTTGGCGGGCTGGCCATCGCCATCGGCATGCTGGTCGATGCCGCCGTCGTCGTCGTCGAAAATGTCGAAAGCCAGCTGGCCGACGCCCCGGAAAATCTGCCGACACTGCACCTGATTTACCGGGCCGCCCGTGAAGTGGCCGCGCCGGTCACCTCGGGCATCGTCATCATCATCATCGTCTTCCTGCCGCTGCTCACGCTGCAGGGCCTGGAAGGCAAGATGTTCGGCCCGGTTGCGCTGACCATCGTCTTTGCGTTGTCCGCCTCGCTGCTGCTTTCGCTGACGGTGGTGCCGGTTCTCGCCTCCTACTTGATCAAGCGCGGCGTGCATCACGAACCCTGGCTGGTCGGCAAGCTGGCCGCCATTTACGACCGGGTGCTGGCCAGTGCGCTGCTTCACAGCCGGCGTTTCATCCTGGCGGCGCTCCTCGCACTGGCAGGCGCGGCAGGCGCCTTCCTGCTGCTCGGCAAAAGTTTCATGCCGACGATGGATGAAGGCGACATCATCATGCAGCTTGAAAAACTGCCATCGATCGGCCTGGAGCAAACGCTCAACATCGACAGCCGTGTCCAGCAGGCGATTCTCGCCCAGGTGCCGGAAGTCAAAGCCATCGTGGCCCGCGCCGGCTCGGACGAACTCGGCCTCGATCCGATGGGCCTCAACCAGACCGACACCTTCATGGTGCTCAAGCCACGCGAAACCTGGCGCAACCCCGATCCGGCCTGGCTGGCCGATCAGTTGCGGGCGGTGATGGCCGACTTTCCCGGCATCGGCTTTTCGTTTACCCAACCGATCGACATGCGCGTCGCCGAAATGCTGACCGGCGTGCGCGGCGATCTGGCCATCAAGATCTACGGCCCCGACCTGGCGACGCTCAACCGGCTGGCCGGCGAAGTCGAGACGAGCGTCAAGAAAGTCAGCGGCGCCGAAGACACCTTCACCTTGCGCAATGATGGCGTGCAATACATGAATCTTGCGGTCGACCGGCTGGCTGCCGGCCGTTTCGGGCTCAATGTCGATGCGATCCAGAATGACCTGAAAGCCCTGCTTGAAGGCCGCACAGTCGGCACGGTGCTCGAACAGGGACGACGGATTCCGGTCGTACTGCGCGGCCCGGCCGACTTGCGCAACTCGCCGACCGATTTTGCGGCGCTCCGTCTCAGCCTGCCGGACGGCGGCAGCGTTCCCCTGCCGGCGATCACCAAACTTGAGCGAATCGACGGTCCGGTCAAGGTCGACCGCGAAAATGCCCAGCGCTATGTGGTCGTCCAATCTAATGTCCGGGGACGCGATCTGGTCGGTTTTGTCGACGCGGCCAGGGAGGCTGTGGCCCGCGAGGTCAAGCTGCCGCCCGGCTACCGGCTGGCCTGGGGCGGCCAGTTCGAGAACCAGCAACGGGCCGCGGCCCGGCTGGCCGTGGTTGTCCCCGTTGCCTTGCTGCTGATTTTCTTCCTGCTCTTCTCGACTTTCGGATCAGTTCGCCAGGCACTGCTCGTCCTGTCGAATGTACCTTTCGCCATGATCGGCGGCATCTTCGGCCTGCTCATATCCGGCGAATACCTGTCCGTCCCGGCCTCGGTCGGCTTCATCGCCCTGCTCGGCATCGCCGTGCTCAACGGCGTGGTGATGGTGACCTATTTCAACCAGTTGCTGGCCCGCGGCATGGCGATAGGCGAGGTCGTCGTCGAAGGCGCCAAGCGCCGCCTGCGACCGGTCATGATGACAGCCAGCATCGCCGCCTTCGGCCTGGTGCCGATGCTCTTCGCCAGCGGCCCCGGTTCGGAAGTCCAGCGACCGCTGGCCATTGTCGTCATTGGCGGGCTGCTCACCTCGACGGCACTGACGCTCGTGCTGCTGCCTATTCTTTTCCGTCGCTTCGGCCTCAAGCCGCCGACCGCTTTCCTGGACCCCAAGCATGCCTGA
- a CDS encoding efflux RND transporter periplasmic adaptor subunit → MPAFRILLPLLLSLLSPASGASEGMTLNALQIKSLGLESVLAGQDSGTGGGTLPARVMVPNSQMRVITAPVGGMIEMLAVAPGETVRRGQVVAHLASPQALELQRDALQSGSQSALLQQNLKRDEQLFAEGLIAEARLQATRSAASQAAAQASERRQGLALAGVTPGKLGGPLALTAAIDGVVLEQGVQLGQRVDSAALIYRIARLSPLWLEIQAPLALAETLRPGTPVKLGGSTLQGKLVAIGRAVDPASQTVLLRAEVSQGADSLRPGQMLEVVIATPNGSLQRLPASALVRHQGKTLVFIQNATNEKGSTFTPRQVRVVSQGGGSFVAEGVAAGERIVSHGVSGLKAMLTGVGAE, encoded by the coding sequence ATGCCTGCTTTCCGAATTCTTCTACCGCTGCTCCTCAGTCTGTTGTCGCCTGCCTCAGGGGCAAGCGAAGGAATGACGCTGAATGCGCTGCAAATAAAATCGCTCGGTCTGGAAAGCGTGTTGGCCGGCCAGGATTCAGGCACCGGCGGCGGTACGCTGCCGGCACGCGTCATGGTGCCGAACAGCCAGATGCGGGTCATCACGGCACCGGTTGGCGGCATGATCGAAATGCTGGCCGTGGCTCCGGGGGAAACGGTGCGGCGCGGCCAGGTCGTCGCTCATCTGGCCAGCCCGCAGGCACTCGAACTGCAGCGCGATGCCTTGCAGTCAGGCAGTCAGTCGGCGCTGCTGCAACAAAATCTCAAACGGGACGAACAGCTTTTTGCCGAAGGCCTGATCGCTGAAGCGCGCCTGCAAGCGACCCGCAGCGCAGCCAGCCAGGCCGCGGCCCAGGCCAGCGAACGACGCCAGGGGCTGGCCCTGGCCGGCGTTACGCCAGGCAAACTGGGCGGTCCGCTGGCGTTGACCGCAGCGATCGATGGCGTCGTGCTCGAACAGGGTGTCCAGTTAGGGCAGCGCGTCGACAGCGCGGCCTTGATCTACCGCATCGCTCGCCTGTCGCCTCTCTGGCTGGAAATACAGGCACCGCTGGCGCTGGCCGAAACGCTCAGGCCGGGGACGCCGGTCAAGCTCGGCGGCAGCACGCTGCAAGGCAAGCTGGTCGCCATCGGCCGGGCAGTCGACCCGGCCAGCCAGACCGTCTTGCTGCGGGCTGAAGTCAGCCAGGGGGCCGACAGTCTGCGTCCCGGCCAGATGCTTGAAGTGGTCATTGCCACGCCAAACGGCAGCTTGCAGCGCCTGCCTGCTTCAGCTTTGGTGCGCCATCAGGGCAAGACGCTGGTTTTCATCCAGAACGCAACGAATGAAAAAGGCAGCACCTTTACACCACGCCAGGTACGCGTCGTCAGCCAGGGGGGCGGCAGCTTCGTTGCCGAGGGTGTGGCCGCCGGTGAACGCATCGTCAGCCACGGCGTTTCCGGCCTGAAAGCGATGTTGACCGGGGTAGGCGCCGAATAA
- a CDS encoding M48 family metallopeptidase, producing MRPRSAPNYLAGYPPALAESIIELIETNRLADILRSKYPAAHDARTDKALYDYVLALKNDFLKNAPQLSKVAYDSTLKILRQALGTHTTIARIQGGKLKAKREIRIASIFREMPEAFLRMIVVHELAHLKEREHDKAFYQLCRHMEADYHQLELELRAYLAYLAAGGKALWSPAAVDVP from the coding sequence ATGCGCCCAAGATCCGCCCCGAATTACCTAGCCGGCTATCCGCCAGCACTTGCCGAATCGATCATCGAATTGATCGAAACCAACCGGCTGGCCGATATCCTGCGCTCAAAATATCCGGCAGCACACGATGCGCGAACCGACAAGGCGCTTTACGACTACGTCCTGGCCTTGAAAAACGATTTTCTGAAAAATGCGCCACAACTCAGCAAGGTCGCCTACGACAGCACGCTGAAAATTCTCCGGCAAGCACTCGGCACACACACCACCATCGCCCGGATACAAGGCGGCAAACTCAAGGCGAAACGCGAGATTCGCATCGCCAGCATTTTCCGCGAAATGCCTGAGGCATTCCTGCGCATGATCGTCGTACACGAGCTGGCGCATCTCAAGGAACGCGAGCACGACAAGGCTTTTTACCAGCTATGCCGGCACATGGAAGCCGACTACCACCAGCTTGAACTGGAACTGCGGGCTTATCTGGCCTACCTTGCCGCCGGCGGCAAGGCCCTGTGGTCGCCTGCTGCGGTCGACGTGCCGTAA
- a CDS encoding ATP-binding protein yields the protein MVIFLSAYSIQQSREQYDQRAEALTQTVASALEQSLSNSIDKIDLALRTVADELERQLATGRLDEVTMNAFMARQKRRLPELEAFRVADAQGFVILGDGVDKNARVSWVDRDYFMHHREHTERQLFISKPVFGRVAKKYIVGFAQRYNYPDGRFAGVISAPIAIDHFDRILSHYDVGPHGTIIVRDANLGLISRKPAIPDHPAGKIGNTTISADARALFESGVSTATFHTTTSGDGFQRTISFSRLSNAPIIAIVGAASEDYLGNWYAEAYKTATLAAGFLLLSLVLGVALLRLLGQAEKRQQALAEREDQLKTVIEAVPDAIQFKDGEGRWLVANSVCLKLFGLQDSAWLGLTDREIGQCQPHLAATLTACEVSDATAWANGRVTRHEDIMHDELNGLLHFEVIKVPLFDENGARRAMIAVSRDISERKRNEVELENHRRHLEELVLERTAALMETEARATHILNSSADGLYGIDRKGTITFINQAACNLLGYRAEDVIGRDAHSLFHHSRPDGTPYPPHECPSRNTLTLGQNVRVDDEVYWHADGHPIPVMYATHPILLDQEITGSVTSMVDISQQRATAEARERALLAAENLARAKSDFLANMSHEIRTPLNGVLGFAEIGQRHSHNPERSADAFNKILASGKRLLGVINDILDFSKIEAGKLRIEQTTVVISEVIEHAVELVRDRAQAKQIKLDVELADNLPATCLGDSLRTGQVLLNLLSNAVKFTETGNVTLHAQRETEQLLFTITDTGIGMDEAQLEQLFDPFQQADASASRRFGGTGLGLAICKRILELMGGEIAVESQLGRGTTVRVSLPFLPAGLIAPTTPPTSASQRPAAKPLAGLRILLAEDDLINQKVLVANLIDNGAHVTLANNGKEAVDRVIATGRSAFDIVLMDIQMPEMDGYEAARRIQELAPELPIIAQTAHAMSDEREKCFAAGMVNHIAKPIKLDELLRLIVQHVQTD from the coding sequence TTGGTCATTTTTCTGTCGGCTTACTCGATCCAGCAAAGCCGGGAGCAATACGACCAACGTGCCGAGGCATTGACGCAGACGGTTGCCAGCGCCCTTGAGCAAAGCCTTTCGAACAGTATCGACAAGATTGACCTGGCCTTGCGCACGGTCGCCGATGAACTGGAACGCCAACTAGCCACCGGTCGCCTCGATGAAGTGACGATGAACGCCTTCATGGCCCGACAAAAACGACGCCTGCCGGAGCTGGAAGCTTTTCGCGTTGCAGATGCCCAGGGCTTCGTGATCCTCGGCGATGGGGTCGACAAAAATGCACGCGTCAGCTGGGTTGACCGCGACTATTTCATGCATCACCGGGAACATACGGAGCGCCAGCTATTCATCTCGAAACCGGTCTTTGGCCGCGTGGCGAAAAAATACATCGTCGGTTTTGCCCAACGTTACAACTACCCGGATGGCCGCTTTGCTGGCGTCATTTCGGCACCGATTGCAATTGATCATTTCGACAGGATTCTCTCGCACTACGACGTCGGTCCGCACGGCACGATCATTGTGCGCGATGCCAATCTTGGCCTGATCAGCCGCAAGCCGGCCATTCCCGATCACCCTGCGGGAAAAATCGGCAATACAACCATTTCTGCTGATGCACGGGCTCTTTTCGAGTCTGGGGTCAGCACGGCAACCTTCCACACGACAACCAGCGGAGATGGTTTTCAACGAACCATTTCGTTCAGCCGACTAAGCAATGCACCGATCATCGCCATCGTCGGTGCAGCCAGCGAGGACTACCTTGGCAACTGGTACGCCGAGGCATACAAAACTGCGACGCTGGCCGCCGGTTTCCTGCTGCTTTCTCTCGTTCTGGGAGTCGCCCTGCTGCGCCTGCTTGGCCAGGCGGAAAAACGCCAGCAGGCGCTGGCTGAACGGGAAGATCAGCTCAAGACAGTGATCGAAGCCGTACCCGATGCCATCCAGTTCAAGGATGGCGAAGGACGCTGGCTGGTTGCCAACAGCGTTTGTCTCAAACTGTTCGGCCTGCAGGATAGCGCCTGGCTCGGCCTGACCGACCGTGAAATCGGCCAGTGCCAGCCGCATCTGGCCGCCACCCTGACGGCCTGCGAAGTGAGCGATGCCACTGCCTGGGCCAATGGCAGAGTGACGCGCCACGAAGACATCATGCACGACGAACTGAACGGTTTGCTGCATTTCGAGGTCATCAAGGTGCCGCTTTTTGATGAAAATGGGGCACGCCGGGCGATGATCGCAGTGAGCCGCGACATTTCCGAACGCAAGCGCAACGAAGTTGAACTCGAAAATCACCGCCGCCATCTGGAAGAGCTCGTTCTTGAGCGAACGGCGGCCTTGATGGAAACCGAAGCTCGCGCCACCCACATCCTGAATTCAAGCGCCGATGGGCTTTACGGTATCGACCGCAAGGGCACGATCACCTTCATCAACCAGGCTGCCTGCAATCTGCTGGGCTATCGGGCCGAGGATGTGATCGGGCGCGATGCCCACTCCCTGTTCCATCACAGCCGCCCGGACGGCACGCCCTATCCGCCGCACGAATGTCCAAGCCGGAATACGCTGACCCTGGGTCAGAATGTCCGGGTCGATGATGAAGTTTACTGGCACGCCGACGGCCACCCCATCCCGGTCATGTACGCGACACACCCGATCCTGCTGGATCAAGAAATCACCGGCTCGGTCACCAGCATGGTCGATATCAGCCAGCAACGCGCCACCGCCGAGGCACGCGAACGCGCCCTGCTGGCCGCCGAAAACCTGGCACGGGCAAAGAGTGATTTCCTGGCCAACATGAGTCACGAAATCCGCACCCCGCTGAACGGCGTGCTCGGTTTTGCCGAAATCGGCCAGCGCCACAGCCACAACCCCGAGCGTTCGGCCGATGCGTTCAACAAGATACTGGCCTCCGGCAAACGCTTGCTCGGCGTGATCAACGACATTCTGGATTTCTCCAAGATCGAAGCCGGCAAACTGCGCATCGAACAAACCACCGTCGTCATCAGCGAAGTCATCGAACACGCCGTTGAACTGGTGCGCGACCGGGCCCAGGCCAAGCAGATCAAGCTCGATGTCGAGCTGGCCGACAATCTGCCGGCAACCTGCCTGGGCGACTCATTGCGTACCGGACAAGTCCTGCTCAACCTGCTCTCGAACGCCGTCAAATTCACCGAAACCGGCAATGTCACCTTGCATGCCCAGCGCGAAACCGAGCAACTGCTGTTCACCATTACCGACACCGGCATCGGGATGGATGAAGCTCAGCTGGAACAGCTTTTCGATCCCTTCCAGCAAGCCGATGCATCAGCCAGCCGACGTTTTGGTGGAACAGGACTCGGCCTGGCCATCTGCAAGCGCATCCTGGAATTGATGGGTGGCGAAATAGCGGTCGAAAGCCAGCTGGGGCGTGGAACGACCGTTCGGGTCAGCCTGCCGTTCCTGCCTGCCGGCCTGATCGCACCGACCACGCCACCCACATCGGCCAGCCAGCGCCCGGCCGCCAAGCCACTCGCCGGTCTCCGCATCCTGCTGGCAGAAGACGATCTGATCAACCAGAAAGTGCTGGTGGCCAACCTGATCGACAATGGCGCACACGTCACGCTGGCAAATAACGGCAAAGAAGCCGTCGACCGCGTCATTGCCACCGGACGCAGCGCTTTCGACATTGTCCTGATGGACATCCAGATGCCGGAAATGGATGGCTACGAAGCAGCCCGACGCATACAGGAACTGGCCCCGGAGCTGCCGATCATCGCCCAGACGGCTCATGCCATGAGCGATGAACGTGAAAAATGCTTTGCAGCCGGCATGGTCAACCACATTGCCAAGCCGATCAAGCTGGATGAACTGCTCCGCCTGATCGTCCAGCACGTTCAGACCGACTAA